The following DNA comes from Hordeum vulgare subsp. vulgare chromosome 3H, MorexV3_pseudomolecules_assembly, whole genome shotgun sequence.
TCTCAGACGTCATACAACATAATGTTAGATGTCATACAATGTCGTGTGAGTTTTAAGACAAAGACGCCATATTTTTTTTTCCGAAGATGATTCATTTTGTAAATTTGTTGCATGTGTACGTAGATTTGTTCGTTTTACCCGACTCAGGTAAGAAAAACGCTTGCGCCGCGGACAAGACTAGTCACGCGAGTACATGCATGCGGGAAATGTTTTACGATTTTTttaaaactactccctccgttcttaaatataagtcttttaagatatttcattaaaagtttacatacggaacaaaatgaatgaatctatactctaaggtatgtctatatacatccatatatagTCCATTTGTggaacctctttaaagacttatatttaggaacggagggagtatattctaTGATTtgttatttaatttttttttctcCGATTGGGGTTGGTAGTTGGTACTattggaaagaaaagaaaagaaaagaaactcCCCTCTGTTCCCCTCCCCAGGCTCCGCTCTCGTTCTCTCAGGTCCCAAACAGCGCCTGAAACCCTAGCTCGTTCGGCCGCAATCAGAAGAGGGATCCGCTCACATGGCTGGCCAGCGTAACCGTAACCGCATCCGCCGTCAGCGCGCCAAGGCTAGGTTGGTTTCGGAGgttgaggcggaggcggaggcggagggggcggcgaggGTGCCAGAGGTCGACGGGGAGGTTGTAACTGCTGCCGATCGCGTCGTCCAGCGCAAAATCCCTCTCTCCAAGTTGAGCCAATCGGCAACCAAAGAGGAGCTGCGGCGGCGGAGCCTGATTGGCCAGATCCGCGGCCACTACCTCGACGCCATCTCCCGCCTGCCCACCACCGAGCTCGCCACCACCCTGGCGCGCGGCCTCCTCATCGCCGGTCACTGCTACGGCCCTCTGCACCCCGTCCACAACATCATCGTCAACTCCGTCTGGCACTCGGCCGCTTTCCCCATGCGCGCCAGCGACCGGATCGATGCCCCCGTCATCAGCTGCAGGACCATAAGCCGCCTGGTTCAGCGCTCGCTTGATGGATTGGTCGCCTCACTTCGCCATCTCTGCCCCGGCCTCTCCGATGACGATGCCCTTTGGCACCTCAGCCTCTCCCGCGCCGACCTCCGTGCCGCCGTTGCCTCCGCACGTGGGTTCCGTCTGACGGCGTCGGAGCTGGAAGCCGCCTTTGAAGCGGCTGCCAAGGCGGCGGGACATGTGAAACCTGTGGCCCTTGCGCTCTTCGCTTCGTCCGTTCTACTTTCTGTGGAGCGTGATGTTGTCTCACTGCTCAACAACAAACGCCGGCTTTCCTCGGCTGACATTCTGTGCCTCTCCACTACGCTGCTGCCTTCCCCGCTACCAGATGAATTGCCAGACCCTCCTCTAGAAGAGCGGTTCACGGCGGCATTTAAGCTAATCGCTAGAAAAAGGAGCCATCTCACAAGATGGTATACTGAATGGGTTGAAATAGCGGACACAGCGTTGCGCAAGTATGCCCGGCAAACTGCGGAGCATTACCTGCTTCATATCATCTATGGCTATGGTGCCCTGCGGGATGAATTTCATATGGTGAGATCTTACCATATCAATTTCATGGCGTGGCCAAAGAATCCTTGTGCTAGAGAAGCTCCGGTGTTTTTCTTTGCTAAAGCACTTCTTCCGTCTGTCTCCGGCTTTTGTGAAGAGGACATCACCTTGTGCTGTACAGTACAACCGTCACCTGTTGAAGTTGGTATGATCTTGACCTCCAATCAATTTTGTTTTTCCAGTACTGAAATTATTAGGTGCTAGTCATTTGGTCATTTGGTATTTGAAACACAAGTAAGGTCTTATCACTAGCCCCTTCATTCACTAGCTTATTGGGGGGTTTGTTTGCCTGTGGCGTACATGATAGCTAAACTGAAAGTGAATAGGTTGCCTGACCCTCCTGCCCAATGTTGCATATAAATTTGCAGATCAGTTGCCTCTGGTCTAGCAAAATCTTGTTATGTTCACTTGTTTTTATCCTTCAATGAATCATCTTCCTGATCCTGCATCTGCAATAATGCTGATAGTTACCATAAGCTCATTGACTTCATTCAGTGTTTAGTGGGGATCTATCTGGCtggtatgtactccctccgttccataactATTCTCGTGGTAGGTAAACTGAAAACCTGTATTAGTTGCAGCCATGAATGGGTTGCCTGCTCCTGCTGCAGACGGTTGCATTTTAACTTCCATACCAGTTTGCCTCTGGCCTAGCAGACATACTCTTGACATGTTCACAATCTTTTGCCTTTTCAAATTCCTTCAGTGAATAATTTTTCTGATCCTGCATCTACCAACTGCAGATAGATGCCATACATGTCTTGCTGAAAACTTTCAAATTGACCACCCGGATGATTCCAAGAACTTTGGTGGTGGACAGTACTACCATATGGACGGAATAGGCGAAGACCTGGACTGCCCCATCATGACTGATGTTGACTATAGATGTTTTGACCCTGTCAGAGACATTGGTTTCGTCGAGTGCTTGAATCAAGATTTTGTCAATTACATGTCATCTTCGCCCTGGCATCGCCGCTATAAAAAACAGATAGATTTAGCTATCTCGGATTATTGCACTGGGATTATTTGATCCGTTATGGTTGCCTTTTGTTGCTCTTCTACATTGCCGTTAGCTATCAATGATGCCATTACAGCTGAAGCATGTGTTCTCTTGAATGGGCTTATTCTAGCGAGACAAAGTTGAATGCAATAGAATTATGGTCAAATCTGATTGCACGGaggtcgtcaatgtaatgtagcaaGTGGGGAATTCAATTGGTCTGGCGGAGGCAATATGAGGAATGCTCTTTCTTATGTCGTAATTATGATCAAATTAGTttcaggctggccatagtgggggtaACATAAGCAGTATGGTATACTTGGAACTATAAAAAATGCTGATGTGACaccaaattaaagaagagaaagaaggtgGTAGtatcataggtagataccgtaacaaaGCACATGCTACAAGAAAAAAATAATGCAACCTGATTCCGTGCGAGCTGCGCGTCGTTGCTATCCCCGGGCTTCTTTCTTCTCCAGAACTTCTCCTCCCCCACTATCCCACCTCCATCCCCATCCCTGAAGTCAGCTCTTCATCCCTCCCACCGGGCGACGGCACCACCCATCATGGCGAGATCTGGCGCCAGCAAGGAGATGACCCCGGTCCGGCCGTCAGCAACCTCGCAGCTGCAGCAGTTCCCCGGCGCCCCGATGAGCTCCTGTTCCAATCCTTCTCCACCTCCACACTTTTACCATGGTGCTCTCGCGagctcctccgccaccccctctACGCCGCCGCACTTCTACCCCGGTGCCTCGACGTGCTCGTCGGCAAAGCCCTCTTTGAGTCAATGGTACATGCTCTTCCTGGTTTTGCTAGATAAGTATAACAAAATTATTGGGAGAGAGGCAATTGATACATGCCCTGTGTATGTGGGTTTCTAGCCAACTGATTTTTTTTCAGGCAAGTCATAACAGATTTTGCTTCAGGTTTCATGGTTTCAGGTTTCAGGTTTCATGGCAGATTTTGCCCTGTGCAATTGATACATGCCCTGTGCAATTAGTTGTTTCAGGTTTTGCCCTGTGTAATTGATACCGATTTTGCTTCAGGTTCCATGATTTCAGGTTTCATAACAGATTTCATGGCAGATTTTGCTGCTAAGAAATCAGTTACAAATAGAGGCTAGTAAATAGATTTTGCATGATATGCTTACCTTGTATTTTGCTTCAGATTGCTGCTAAGAAATAAGTTAGCATGTGAATAATTTGGTTTCAGATTTTCATGATATGCTTACCTTGTATTTTGCTTCAGATTGCTGCTAAGAAATAAGTTAGCTTGTGAATAATTTGGTTTCAGATTTTCATGATATGCTTACCTTGTATTTTTCTTCAGATTGTCATGATCTTCCAAAGttgctattatttcactttacattttacctccattgTCAGATGTTTTACTCATGAATTATGATACGTGTATTAGGAGGCCATGGTATACCCCTGCACCTGAAGGTTTGCTTAGGTTTGGACGATTGCCGCCAATGCATCCGTATAATTTCCAACAACCGTCAATGCGCTATCATGAAACAGGAGACCAAATGATGGAGAATCAGCACTTTGCTGGTACTTCCCCACATGATTCGttctcaacaccaccaccgccgccgcaccCTAAAGCTGCATCTCAGTCTGGTCCTGCCAAAGTGAATTCAAAGTCTtccaaaaggaaaaggaagatcATCAATATTGATGCTGATGAGGAACCAAGCGAAATGACCGCATATCGTCTGTCCTATACACCCGAGAAACATGAACGATTGGTAGTGTCAATATTACTTGCTCAAATATTTTCTATATGATTTAAATTCGTGTAGCTTGTTAGGCTAAACTAAATTAAATGTTCACAATGTAGGCAAGTGCTTGGTTGGAGTGTTCTACTGATCTCATTGATGGGAATGGTAAGAAGAGTGAGAAGTTCTTAGCTGACACGTCTCGTATGGATGATTCTGCAAAAGCTGGGTGGGCTAAAGCTTTGAAGAGTATGGAATCTACGCTATTTCCTGAAGGAGATTTAGGTATGAGCAAAATTTACTTTATAAACAGAAGTTACAGAATAGTTAGACCTCACCTCAAGTTTTTTACTTTGATTTTCCGTAGTACTCCCTCTATACCGTAATATAGGTCGCTGGCTACTCCAGCGACCTATATtacggtacagagggagtagatgaCTCATCGATTCAGCTACTGACTACTTTGTTTGTCTAATTTTGACAAGGTGATTCAGGGGAATAGCAATAGAGCATACGAGAGCATCCTACATGATGGTTTGCCTAAGAACCTGGTGTTTGTTACCTCGGTCAGATATGTTAATTGTGTGAACCTGATGGTTTGTTGTCTCGGTCAGTTACTTTTTTTTTGTACTGTGTGAACGTGATGATACTGTGTGAACGTGATGGTTTGGTGTGCCAGCCAGCTATTATAATTTGCATGTCAATTATGTGGACGTGATGCTTTGGTTTCTCTGtcagtttcccatttttttgtacAGTGGGTGAAGCTGAATCGTTTCAGTTTCTGGTTTCACATGAATCGTTTGAGTGGACTGTGATATATATACAGGCTATGCCATCTCCTTTCCTCACTCCTTCACGGTTCTccacttcttcccctcttctacAAGATGGCGAGCAATCAACAAGCTGATGCTTCGGATGGTGAACCAGTCGACATGGAAGCTGAAGCaaccatcatcgatccttcctccCTGTACACACTGGATGACTACCTTCTCCATAAGGACATGCTAGACTCCTCCAAGGAGATCGCAATGGAAGTGAAGGAAAGCCTGGAAGATCAAGCAGAAGTGGCCACGTGAAGAAGCCGCTGAGCAGTTGGTACGAGACTATTTCTGTGATAATCCTCTCTATTCCAGCAAAGTATTTCGTAGAAGATTCCGGATGAGAAGACCCCTCTTCGAGCGTATCGTTCATGCACTAGGCGAGTGGTCTCCGAAGTTCACACAAAGGAAAGATGCTCTTGACCGCGATGGACTCTCTCCATTGCAGAAATGCACATCGGCTATTCGCCAACTGGCGTATAGTACTACGACAGATGCTCTCGGTGAGTACCTTAAGATTGTCGAGTGCACTTCGATTAAGTGCTTACAGCTGTTTGTCGAAGGCGTGATTCATATATTCAGTGATGAATATTTGTGAAGACAAAATGCCGACGATGTGCAGCGTTTACTTGATATTGGAGAGAGGCGTAGGTTTCCTGGCATGTGCGGAAGCCTCGACTGTATGCACTGGCGTTGGAAGAAATGTCCCACGTCATGGAGGGGACAATTCACCAGCGGGTATAAAGGCGGTCCTTCTCTTATTCTTGAGACGGTTGCTTCTCAGGATTTCTGGATATGGCATGTTTTTTTTGATGTTGCCGGATCCAGCAATGACATTAACGTGCTTAATCAATCGATATTGTTCATTGAGCAACTAAAAGGGCAAGCTCCTTGAGGGAACTATAGTGTCAATGAGAAGGAATATCAACTTGGTTATTACCTTGTAGATGGAATATACCCCGAGTGAGCAGCATTCGTGAAGTCTATACCGACGGCTCAAACAGCAAAGCACAAATTGTTCGCTGAACATCAAGAAGGAGCAAGGAAGGACATGGAACACGCATTTGGTGTGCTCCAAGCACGATGGTCTATTTTACGGCGTTCGACACGTCTATATGACCAGGGAGATCTCCATCATGTGATGTTAGCTTGCATCATTATGCACAACATGATAGTcgaggatgagaaagaagaggCATACAATATTGTTGATTTGAATGAGGAAGCAGGCTCATCGATTGTCCTTCCATCCGTATTTACTCACGGTGACATGCCAGAATTTGCTGAGGTACTTGAAAGAGATGCTAGAATTCGTGATAGTCCGTCGCATAGGGCTCTGAAAAATGATTTGATTGAgcatatttgaaaaaaaaaattgggCGACGGTTGATTACTtttgagtcttgatccatgtaaTGCTCAATATGGTTtatatattttataaaaaattggCACTTTATTATTTATTATGGATCCATTCAATTTTATGGCTATGTATTTATCCATGTGCACCTTCATACAATATTTTATATCGATACTtgccataaatagatcacaaagttgaAGTAGTACTGTAAATCCCACAAAACAATAAATGAAACACACTATGTTATCATACTTATGATACTATCCACTATAAAGATAGTAACAAAAACTAGTATATACGAGTAGGATACTAGTCTTTGTTACtctccactatgaccagcctCAAGCATCTTTCTAGGGAAGCGAAAGGGCAACTGATGTTTTATCTGACCATGTGGAATGTGGATCCACTTGAAACTGCCGCCGACTCGCCACAAAAGGCCTCCCCTCTGTCTGGCTCCTTTGGACCATCTTTGGATCTCGTCGTCTAGCGCAAAATCTCTCTCCAAGTTGACCCAATGGACACCCAAAGAGGAACCGCGGTGCCTGAATGTCTAGATTCGTTGCCACTATCGCCGGTCTCTGCTATGACCCTCTACAAACCCGTCCACGACATCATCGTCAATTCCGTCTGGTATTCTGCCGCTATTCCCAGCAACCGGTCTTTGGACATATGTGGGCAGTTTGAAATACCCTAAGCTAGTTCAGTTGGCGGCAGGTTTAAGGGTGCAACATGAGGTATTGAGTTTGATCCGCATCCACACGCACTTCTTTTTGCTCCTAGGAAGTTCATGGCTTGCAGCCTACGAGAGAAATTTCCTGGCCAAGTGACTTAAGAAATTTATTTACATGTGGAAGGACAAAATTTTAGTACCACCTTAgacttagacttagatatgtacgAAAGAAAATAATTCTGGATATTGAAGAAACGGTTTTGCTAGAACACATGTAGATGTAAAATAAGTATTGCACATCTAAGTTTTATACCATTAATCTTGCATGGAGATTCGTGTGGGTATTTTTTTCATTAATCTTGCATGGAGATTCGTGTGGGTATTTTTTTTTATGATTGATTTAGTTATTTATAAATGTGGAATAACTATGTCACATCAAGATGTGTCATATCATACCCTTAGAGAAACGGGCCTTCCTTTATTTTTGTCATCATGTATAAATGTCAGCCAATCAGGAGACTCCGCTATGTTGATTTAGGCCACCAAATTATAAGATTATTAGCCAATTGTTATACCGCAGAAAATCACTGCACTGAAACACCCTTTCTCTTAGGCACATACACCCGCGCAAAGTACATGTAAGCAAACATGCCTAGAGCACTGAGCACGGTGAGAAGCCTGTAAAAATAATCGAGGTGCCCTCGGTTCAGGTTGTTGGAGAACCAGCTTCCCCCGTCGCTAGTGGTCATCCTGTCAATGGCATACACGACGAAGCTACTGATGAAGTTCCCGGCTCCGGCTATGCTCAGGAACAGAGCCAGGCCCAAGCTGCGCAAACCGTGGGGCACCTGGTCATAGAAGAACTCCTGCAAGCCAACAATGGCGAACGTGTCGGACAGCCCGATCAGCAGGTACTGGGGGACCATCCACAGCACGCTCATGGGGATGGTAACTTCAGGTTTATCCAGCAGGCCATGGTCCGT
Coding sequences within:
- the LOC123440457 gene encoding uncharacterized protein LOC123440457, which encodes MAGQRNRNRIRRQRAKARLVSEVEAEAEAEGAARVPEVDGEVVTAADRVVQRKIPLSKLSQSATKEELRRRSLIGQIRGHYLDAISRLPTTELATTLARGLLIAGHCYGPLHPVHNIIVNSVWHSAAFPMRASDRIDAPVISCRTISRLVQRSLDGLVASLRHLCPGLSDDDALWHLSLSRADLRAAVASARGFRLTASELEAAFEAAAKAAGHVKPVALALFASSVLLSVERDVVSLLNNKRRLSSADILCLSTTLLPSPLPDELPDPPLEERFTAAFKLIARKRSHLTRWYTEWVEIADTALRKYARQTAEHYLLHIIYGYGALRDEFHMVRSYHINFMAWPKNPCAREAPVFFFAKALLPSVSGFCEEDITLCCTVQPSPVEVDRCHTCLAENFQIDHPDDSKNFGGGQYYHMDGIGEDLDCPIMTDVDYRCFDPVRDIGFVECLNQDFVNYMSSSPWHRRYKKQIDLAISDYCTGII
- the LOC123440460 gene encoding uncharacterized protein LOC123440460, which gives rise to MNYDTCIRRPWYTPAPEGLLRFGRLPPMHPYNFQQPSMRYHETGDQMMENQHFAGTSPHDSFSTPPPPPHPKAASQSGPAKVNSKSSKRKRKIINIDADEEPSEMTAYRLSYTPEKHERLASAWLECSTDLIDGNGKKSEKFLADTSRMDDSAKAGWAKALKSMESTLFPEGDLGDSGE